From the genome of Desulfovibrio sp. JY:
CCACGCCGTGGGCCAGGATGTCCGCGCCGAGGCCGCGCAGGGCGTCGAGGGTGAAGTCACGCGCGCCGACGGAGCTGCCGCCGGAGAGCAGGGTCAGGTCGTGGGCGGCCGCGGCGTCGGCCAGGGCGGCGGTGATGCCGGGCAGGTCGTCGGGCACCAGGGGATAGGCGTGGGGTTCGGCTCCGGCGGCCGCGACCATGGCCGAGAGGGTATGGGTATTGACGTCGCGGATCTGTCCCGGCCGGGGCGTGGCCGAGGCCGGCACCAGTTCGTCGCCGGTGGAGAGCACGGCCACGGAGGGACGCCGGCCCACGGCCACCATGGTCTGGCCCAAGGCGGCCAGCATGCCGATTTCCTGGGGCCGCAGCTTCGTTCCGGCGGCGAGGATGCACTGGCCCAGAGCCGCGTCCTCGCCGGCGAACAGCATGTTTTCGCCCGGGGCCACGGGCCGGCGGATTTCGATGGCTCCGGCCCCGAGATCCTCGGTGTATTCCACCATGACCACGGCGTCGGCTCCCTCGGGCAGGAAGGCCCCGGTGACGATGCGGGCGCAATGGCCGGGCGGCAGCGGCTGGTCGGGGATGACGCCGATGGGAATGTCCATGGCCAGGTCGAGGTAGGCGGGGCTGTTCTCCGTGGCCCCGAAGGCCTCGGCCGCTCGCACGGCGTAGCCGTCCATGGCGGCCCGGCCGGCGGGGGGCAGGTTCTCGCCGGCAACGACATCTCCGGCCAGAAACCGTCCCCGAACAGCGTCGAGCTCCACGGTTTCGGCGGGCAGGGGGGTGAAGGTCCGCAGCAGCTTTGTGAATTCGGCCGTGGATACGGCCCGGAAAAATCCCTCGCGCATGGAATTGCGATCCTTTTAGCCCGCTTGTGACAGCAGGCTTTTGCCCACGCTCGCCGCGCCGAAAAGGCCGGTGTTGGCGTTGCGCACCAGCCGTACCCCGATGGCGTGCAACAGGCCGCCGAAGGGAGGGGAGTCGTAGAACTCCCGGGCGAAGGCCGGATGGGTGACGAGCAGCGGATTT
Proteins encoded in this window:
- a CDS encoding molybdopterin molybdotransferase MoeA, translated to MREGFFRAVSTAEFTKLLRTFTPLPAETVELDAVRGRFLAGDVVAGENLPPAGRAAMDGYAVRAAEAFGATENSPAYLDLAMDIPIGVIPDQPLPPGHCARIVTGAFLPEGADAVVMVEYTEDLGAGAIEIRRPVAPGENMLFAGEDAALGQCILAAGTKLRPQEIGMLAALGQTMVAVGRRPSVAVLSTGDELVPASATPRPGQIRDVNTHTLSAMVAAAGAEPHAYPLVPDDLPGITAALADAAAAHDLTLLSGGSSVGARDFTLDALRGLGADILAHGVAISPGKPTILANLAGRPVIGLPGQVTSAQVVMAVFGAPLLAHLAGDVAAFDRPVQTFPAILSRNVASKQGREDHVRVRLEQRPGELPLAHPVLGKSGLLRTLLLAEGLIVIPADLEGFAGGLEVAVRPI